Part of the Mytilus trossulus isolate FHL-02 chromosome 2, PNRI_Mtr1.1.1.hap1, whole genome shotgun sequence genome is shown below.
ttgttgaaggccgtacggtgacctacagttgttaatttccatgtcatttggtctcttgtggagagttgtctctttggcaatcataccacatcttttctttcttttttttattgttatggtAAGAAGATGTAATCTCTTCGAAATATTTACTAGTTGGAAATTGATTCAGTTGACTGTTGTGGCATATTTGTCAAGGCACAGATTACAGTATCATATGTCATAATACAATACGCATCTGGTCCGAGACCACAGCTATTTCGTAGtacatttcttttagacaataaatgaaccTTTTAacaaatcccacctgcgcttctacagtgtgttgtactacttttggtacaaattatatcaaatttatagaaaactttatcggctctaactcaaaatatggacaattttatgttatgagggtcttgaaatcttttgacagcttccaaaatgctgtcaaatatttcacttttttttagcTGGACCAAAACACTACTTGACTTTCAAATTCAAGACCCATTTCTTTTAAGTGTAAATTCACCCCCCTAAAAAAATGGCAAGTAACATACTGtccacactagggactatatttttGGACATAATTCAAAGGACTATAACTGTATACTCGGACCATCTGATTTCATAGTATCTGAGATTAACGAACGCGAGTTATCCTGGGATTTAATGTAGGTCTGAACATTACAATGTCTAGTGGAGAAGGAATTATATACCCCGCCAGAAAAGGAGCCAAGAAATTGTCTCATACAATGCAAACTATTCCAATATCAATAAATCTTAGTTTTTGGTTGTAGGAATTTTTAGTCATGAACTTAATTCACTATCTCCGTTCTTATCGTGAATAtgatataacacaaaaaaaggtaaaagaaaatatttttgcaGATGTTAAAAATTCAGCAGAATGAAGAATTAAATTTACATTACATTTAATTCTAATTGACAtaataattgttaaattttaactatAGTTCTGCCTTTCTCTTCATCTTCCGGTTTTGTAACAATAAAATGAGGATGATTAACTCCTGCCATGAGAAAACATTTCCAAGATcaattaatatacatatttatgacATAATtgcaaaaaagagaaaatagaaTTTTACGATTCCAGACTATCATTAAGGAAACATTACACTACcaattgatcaaaacaaaagaagaaaaatgtaCCATTGCAAAGTTAACTattatgggtttttttcatatttgtattaCAAAACCAAATTTTCCTCACattctataatttaaaaaaaaacatatcaaaaacaTCCTTGACCTGAGTTTGTTCGGTTGAACATTGCATCGACATGatgtaaattaatttgtttaaactCTTTAAAAGAGTATTGTAATAAGCATATGAATAACTTCATTTTGGAACGGCGAAAATTAACGAACAATTGATATCATATCATTTCATGGAAAAATTAAGTAATGCCTGTAGCTCATAATTCAGAAACTTGTACAGCAATTCAACACAGTAGTTTTAGAAGTCACATTTTGGTACACAAAATGGCAAATGTTACCAAGTTTCGAACAATCATTGCAAGTCAATGCAACATAAAGAGATGCATGGAATGCTATTCTTCGTAGATAACGTTCGCAGTTGTTCATTCAAACAATCTTGTTTAAAGTATATAGTATGTTAAATGAAATCACAAAAACCCAGTCTGTAATGTCTTATTCGTCAGCTCTAGTCGGTTTACTCCTAAGTATAAAAAGCTgcttttagaaaattaaaacgAAATGAAAGCAGGCTCATTGATCATCACAAATGTGCTCGGCACCTGGAAGAGGTtcttattctaatatgacagtcacttactttcattttgaataaattttaaaaagcacagcattcaattcttatatttacaaattttcgaaaataaaccaatatatatatttcaattattgaatttgaattaaaaaaaaagtttaccaCAAAACTTCGGCAAAAATTGTCTATAGAAAGATGAAAGTGGTAATATTATATTCCTCGTGAAACAAATTATAATACGTCAAACAAACAACTTGGAATATGAAGATGTCGAAATCAAAATAAACTACAGTGCGTAAAATATCATGTTTCAATTTTTGAGGACTAAATCTTGGTTGCACTAGTACGACTTTGGTTTAGTTCATACTGCATGGGTTGCAATCCTATGACATTTGTTGTTTCATACAATATGAAAGCATATGACGATATCAGACGATTCGTCTTTCAGCcaatgaaaaatcaatattggtatgaaaaatcaaccaatcaaaatgctagattttatgttttgatcatgatttttgtgctccaagcACTGAGCAATGTTAAATGACTTTaactttgttagtcttgcatgtttttaattttaattttagttcatcgatatgttttggagtttatgacgtccattttcacttttaaactAGTACACACTTTTGTTTAGGGTCCAGCTGAATctcgcctccgggtgcgggatttaatcgctgtattgaagacaaTTGATAGCCTTCGGCTGTTTCCTGCTCTttggtctctttgacacattcctcatttccattttccattttatttgtctgttgttTGTGAATGTAGGTTTACCTCTTGATATCGCAGTCTggttttatttgtctgttgttTGAGAATGTAGGTTTACCTCTTGATATCGCAGTCTggttttatttgtctgttgttTGTGAATGTAGGTTTACCTCTTGATATCGCAGTCTggttttatttgtctgttgttTGTGAATGTAGGTTTACCTCTTGATATCGCAGTCTggttttatttgtctgttgttTGTAAATGTAGGTTTACCTCTTGATATCGCAGTCTggttttatttgtctgttgttTGTGAATGTAGGTTTACCTCTTGATATCGCAGTCTggttttatttgtctgttgttTGTGAATGTAGGTTTACCTCTTGATATCGCAGTCTggttttatttgtctgttgttTGTGAATGTAGGTTTACCTTTTGATATCGCAGTCTggttttatttgtctgttgttTGTGAATGTAGGTTTACCTCTTGATATCGCAGTCTggttttatttgtctgttgttTGTGAATGTAGGTTTACCTCTTGATATCGCAGTCTggttttatttgtctgttgttTGTAAATGTAGGTTTACCTCTTGATATCGCAGTCTggttttatttgtctgttgttTGTGAATGTAGGTTTACCTCTTGATATCGCAGTCTGGTTTTATTTGTCTCTTGTTTGTGAATGTAGGTTTACCTCTTGATATCGCAGTCTggttttatttgtctgttgttTGTGCATGTAGGTTTACCTCTTGATATCGCAGTCTggttttatttgtctgttgttTGTGAATGTAGGTTTACCTCTTGATATCGCAGTCTggttttatttgtctgttgttTGTGAATGTAGGTTTACCTCTTGATATCGCAGTCTggttttatttgtctgttgttTGTGAATGTAGGTTTACCTCTTGATATCGCAGTCTggttttatttgtctgttgttTGTGAATGTAGGTTTACCTCTTGATATCGCAGTCTggttttatttgtctgttgttTGTAAATGTAGGTTTACCTCTTGATATCGCAGTCTggttttatttgtctgttgttTGTGAATGTAGGTTTACCTCTTGATATCGCAGTCTggttttatttgtctgttgttTGTGAATGTAGGTTTACCTTTTGATATCGCAGTCTggttttatttgtctgttgttTGTGAATGTAGGTTTACCTCTTGATATCGCAGTCTggttttatttgtctgttgttTGTGAATGTAGGTTTACCTCTTGATATCGCAGTCTggttttatttgtctgttgttTGTAAATGTAGGTTTACCTCTTGATATCGCAGTCTggttttatttgtctgttgttTGTGAATGTAGGTTTACCTCTTGATATCGCAGTCTGGTTTTATTTGTCTCTTGTTTGTGAATGTAGGTTTACCTCTTGATATCGCAGTCTggttttatttgtctgttgttTGTGCATGTAGGTTTACCTCTTGATATCGCAGTCTggttttatttgtctgttgttTGTGAATGTAGGTTTACCTCTTGATATCGCAGTCTGGTTTTATTTGCGTTGTTGAATTTCTGTCCTATTGAAGTTTCCTTTTATTAATAGCTGAATAAATATTAAATCGTAgaaccaaatatttatatttccaaaGGTTTGTGTATAAATACTTTCAATAAATTGAGAGGAAATCAATGCAAGATATCGGCTTTGAAATCAATAAAGATATTTACATTTCGTATTTAGTAACATGCTGTTTAGTTGAAATAAAGTTAGTTATTGACATTTGGTTTGagaaaagatatatatgtgTAAAATGGTCGATTTTTTTGGCATACAAATAACAGTTACTGTACACAACTGCGCACGTAAAACTGGTTTATTATAACTATTTGTTGTGCATGTTACTAGTCACATTTTCGTTTCACAAAAAGTCTAACGACAAAACTTACACATGAGTCGTGCACAAACTAATATGCAGTATACTTACGAtcattttaatcatatttttatgGGGTCAACACAGGCCAGGCTATGTGGACAATGAAGGCGTTAGTcgttgttgtttgtctttaatttgtattattttagaaGAGTAGAATGTTGATGGTTAGTTTGGTATGTTGTACCATCAAATATTTCTGTTAATACTTATATCATGtgaatgatataattacataaaCTATTTATTTCCAATGAAAGCTATCTGtgatataaattttcaattgtcATTTTTTGAATTGAGGTTTCGGAAAGACCTAGTAAACTGAAGCACCAACATCACATTTCAACCGTTTCAGTGTCCATTCGACTTGGGAATCTCATAAGAACATTTATAACGTTCTAATTTTACGTATTGTTTTTTTACGATTAACTAAAGACAAACTTAGCATACCACCTCTTCCTTGTTATACATTAAGACACGCAACAACTATCGAATTGAATGTCATAGGTGATTACAAAAAGTGAGTCTTAAGGAACGTTCGAAGAGAATTGAACTGCAAATATGCCGTTTCATCTTTTGCATTGCATGTTTTGTCTCGTTCCACCACTAATAATATGTTTACCACATTGGAACTCAACAAAGCCAATCATGCTGATGAAACAGTGTTCAacacttttaatttaattgccctatttattttattaggtTTTAGAATTCATATATCGGATGAGTGTAAAGTTAGTAAGCAAGACACACAtgcgtgtgtgtgtgtgtgttttataATCATCGCAGAGTATGCTGTGTACATAGCAGAGTGTGTTGTGTTAATCCCAATGTTTGTTGTATGCATGCCTCCCAGAGTGTTATATTTGTGTTCATCCCAGAGTATGCTGTGTACATAGCAGAGTGTGTTGTGTTCATCCCAATGTTTGTTGTATTCCTCCCAGAGTGTTATATGTGTCGAGTCATCCCAGAGTATGCTGTGTACATAGCAAAGTGTGTTGTGTTCGTCCCAGTGTTTGTTTTATTCCTCCCAGAGTGTTATATGTGTTCATCCTAGAGTATGCTGTGTACATAACAGAGTGTGTTGTGTTTATCCCAATGTTGTTGTATTCCTCCCAGAGTGTTGTGTGTTCGACACAGAGTGTGTTGTGTTCATCGCagatagaaaatttaaaaggtAACATATTAGAAAGTGTACACAATAAATTTCCTAACATGTTTGCGAATTAAAGGGTGATTAGACTGCCAAAAGCGTATATTGACCTAATTTCTTTTCGGatttttaatgcaaataatttcattttctacTCCATTATCAATATGCAAATATTGATTAGATATTTGTTGTTCTATTTTGATGTATAAACAATTGGTCGTTTCCGTTCTAGATTTGATAGTACGGCGTTTCAGATCTCGGCTCTActaaaaatgtcatttcatgCTTCGTctttataaaggcaacagtagtataccgctgttcaaatctCATAAATCTAATTATCTTAGACTAATTATCTTAGACTAATTATTTCCTAATATAGAACAAATAATGAAAACGATATTCACATTCATGATTTTAATTACCGATAACAATCAACAAATCAACAAGATTTCATGACAATCTTTATCTATATTGATTCAAATAAAGCTAATTTCCTTTTTACTTGGACCACAACCAAGTATAACATACCTAAGCTAGAACGTTTGTTCTGTGTGTGGTCTAGTAAACATAACTTTTACAATATAGCATAATGTACACATTTGTTCAGCCGCTTGGTCGAAGAAAGAActaattattaaagaaaaacaaaatatgaaacaaaattttgttgCATAAATGGAGTTTGATATCTCAATTTATTACAATGGCAACTGCAAAGTCGGAGAAACTTCCTGTTTGGGTTAAACATTCCATTTTTGAATCTTCAGAAAAATtgcgaaaataaaatgaaattttcatctCAAGACCTTTTATGGCAACGGAAAAAACATTCTATTATAGTTGAAAAGATAACTTATAAGGAAACGATTGACGTACAAAATGGAGAACAAATCGTCAAGTGCGCCATACCTGCTTCAACTATCTTATTTGGTTCCTGGAAAAAGAACATGTAAAATGCCTTTCTTTCGAACATTTGTTGCCCTTCACAGGTAAAATAGATGTTTACCAAGCAAGAAGATTGACAACTGACAAATAATCCCGTTAAAATTGGAGGATGGAAGCCTTGAAAGATGCTCGTCATCAACATTGAAATATTATCATTGTATATGGTCAAAAGGATGGATTAGGAAGAATTGCTCCATGGGGGAAAGGCATTAatttttttagtgtttattgttgctttttttcgTTGAGCTTTGCTCTTCAATAAGGATACGCACGTTATCATGTTGTTTTGGATTAAATTTTAATgggatttaataaaattttgaagacaTTATCGCTCTTTAAATTTTCCTTTCAAGTGTGTTTTGCATATAAAAGATTATGCAATTACAAATGTTAAATCCCTTAGAGTATCAAACGATCAATAGACCGTTATAAAGTAAATCTTAAAAGAGGAGAAAACGTATTCTTATTAtgcatttttaacaatttattgaCAATAACAGTTCTCAGAAGAAATATCTACACACAATACTTTGCTTGCATGAGCATTTCAATAGTTCGCTTAATTAAATGCGAAGGCACTCTTGAGaagaaaatatattgtaaaataatctTAAATACCATAAAAAGTAAATGTATTTCTATCTTATGTAATGTCGTTATTATCGTGTAATTTTAAACATACAATCCTGTGTAACCAAGATAACTTTTATTGCcttattattgtaaaattgtaaaaagcgCATTATATATTATAGAGACATTAATGATttaaagagatgatttttttgtttaaaaaggaCTATAAACTAATAATTGTACTGTCTAGTTTAACTATTTACAagcaaaaaagaagaaaaataaaaaaaagcaaacaagtttaacaatttaaaaaataaacaaatggaCGGACTACTGTGTAACCAAATGAAATAATGTACCGTTGCATGCACAAGAGTGtgttaaatccattttttcgTGCATTGAATGTTTCAACATCCGAGTTTTTTTCAATCACAGTAAGTAAAAATCTTGGCAAGATGTATAACTTTTAGTTCTGTTTGTGAATGAACTTCCTGTGAACATGAATCCCCTCTTTCTATTAATTTCTAATTCAGTTAAGGTTTGGATCGGTCAAATATTTCCTTCACTGATAATTCCCTGTCTCTTTCTAATTTTTCACGAGTCCGTACATATCTGGCGTTTCTAGCTTGTTCCCATTGTTTATCTGAGTTCAGTTGCTCTTTTGAATTTCCAAATTCAAAGGAATCATAATTGTAAATCTGTCCATTAAAATCCTCTTGTGCTGCTGAAGATTTTCTTCTTCTGGTGCTTGCATCAATTCCTTTCGAATTTTCAGAATTATTGATTGCTTTTTGAGAACTGTGTTGTTCCTTTTCTAAGGTAGCTCCAGTTTCAGGAGCACTCATGATTGGTAAAGGAGAAGATTTTAAAAGTCTTTGATCTCGATTAGAAGTAGAATTTAAATCTAGTTTGCTATCGGTCGATCCTCTCGTTGCACTATTTACATCTCGTATGATAGGTATATTAAGCTGTTTATTATTAAAGCTACCTGATCGTTCTGCTTGGTTAGTAGATCTTTGCGACATCTCAGGGTCAGAGTTCATTTTTTGATTGACAAGCTGCGTACCTTTAACAACTTTATCGGTTATCATATTGTCTAAATCAATGACGTCTGCTTCTTGAAGTTTCTGTAAATATTCTACTAGCATACCTGTATTAATTTCAACCTTTTCAATGTCACTTGGTGGCCGAGGCGACCTCTTTGGAGATTTTTTTGAggatttttcttgtttattcCGCAGATTTTTTTCAGCTAATGTACGAGTACTTGCTGGATTGAATGATTTGTGACTGGAAATTATAGCACTTTTCGGTGGTCTGTGAACTCCTGCACGTATTCTTTCTAGGTCCTTTTCTACTAGCCTTTGCTGAGTGCTAATTCCATTGAGctttattttgaattcattGTATCTGCCATCAGAAGTCTGATCAAATCTTCTTTGCTCTCGTCTATTTCTCTCCCTTACTGATTCATGAGACTTGTAACTTTTCATGCTTAAATCCGCCATTGTCAAAATTGAATTATCGAATGTCCCGTGTCCACTGCCtttgataatattttcaatatccttgtttttcttaaattatattcaatttgACCTTTGGTATCACTCTGAAATATTGAAATGAGAATTAATTTTTCTGAAATCTAAATTGACATTTGTCTTATAATTATTGCATTTGTAACGAATACCATCCCATTGAGAGTATCTTTTGTATATATCATTACATTAAAAGGTTTGTCGCTGAATTGAAACAGTTTGACGTCGGTCCATGTAACAAAATTCTTTGAAAAGAATCCATCTGACTTTTCTCAAGCAAAATCAATATGAATATGAATTTGCTACGGAAATGTGGTTCAATCGTTGGACAATTATCTGTTCGTATTACGCCAGATTTTTATTGTAACATCAAAGATTAAAGTGTTTTACTTTTCACATTTCCATTTTCGACCTACATGATTTAGACAGATATTACAAAAATCAATCGAAGATTCCACTGCATTGGCCATAACATGAATAGAACTTTGAAGACATGTAGCAATCGCTTGTCACAAAACATTATTGTCCACaccattttattgttttatggaAGGAAAACAGATATGATATTACACAATCAATGGAATACAGTCAAACCTGTATAAAGGGTAATCCTGGGGACAAGAGAAGAAAACTTACTATATATGAGAGGTGACATTCATAAAAGTAAGAGGTTttgcgctataaaaccaggttcaatccaccattttctacatttgaaaatgtctgtaccaagccaggaatatgacagttgttgtccattcgtttgatgtcctttgattttgcaatttgataaagGTCTTttactcggagttcagtatttttatgattttactttttgattacAGGTTTACATTGGTACTTTCGCAAGACTAGAATAAGATGACAGAACAAGACAGGTTTTATCTAAATACATACCTTTATAGCAGGTTAGACTTTTAGTTTATTGAGCCGAGAAGGAATTTTCGTTTCATGTTGAAGCTGCCTTCATTCCGTtttcaaatgcatgtatatttttattgtttggtAAGTGGAGCCCAAATTAACCCCTTACAACTCATGGCACATTCTTTCGACGCGTCACCCGTTTTTCTTTGGGGATGATTGTTGTACACTAAATAGTATAGCTATGAAAAAAATGACCAACGATAGTAATTCCAAGCTTACAACAATAATCATGCTCGCCGATCAGTGTCGTTCGcccaaaaataataaatggcaaaataaagtatgaagttaaaaagccttaaaatgaaaccttattttttttttttgccgtATTTCGAACAACGCAATGTTTTGAAAACagtcaatttatgaatttaatgTGCATACTGCTCCCGATGTAGCTGTGTATACATACATCCCTTATTGCCAAATTAACACCTTCTCTGATACTGTAGAAATTTAAACAGCCAAGAGTCTATATAAATCTCATTCTGTCCTTTTGGTGACATATTTTTCATTCGAATCACCCAAAGAACCCAATATATATAGCTGCTTGTCATTGTTTGTGTTGTGTTAATAGAAAACAACCTACTATGTGATCGTTCCTATAAGTTGAACAAACATTTGAAGTACGAAGAAATGCATATAACGTTGTGAAATAGTGTTAGAAAAACAAACGTATTTATCAACACACAACTTAATCTTTACTCGGACAGTTATATACATTAAAATGTCAAGAGATAATAGAAAaatgttatatcaaaatttctGATCAACGTTATATCGGTTTATTTGTCGTAGTGTTAACCTGTAGTGACAAATAACGATTTCTACAACTTTATTCTTATCGGTTAACCTTGAAACCTTGACACAACCATTTCAAATAACACAACCATTTgtctaattagttatcaaaagtaccagtcttataattaaatacgccatacgcgcgtttcatAAACtcaggactcatcagtgacgctcagtttTATAAATCCAGaaagtagaaagttgatgagtATTTAGAACCCAAAAATTCTAataagttgtgccaaatacgggtTAGggaatctatgcctgggataagaaaatccttagtttttcgaaaaattcatatttgtgtcaacaggaaatttataaaaatgaccatgtaattgattttcatgtcaacaccaaagtgctgactactgggctagtgataccctcggggacgaaacgtccaccagcagttgcatcgaTTCAGTGGTGTAATAGTACCAAGCTTATAATTTGATTCTTAGGTTTtccaaaaaaagatatttaggTTCCAGCTTCTCCAAGCAAAGATGACCTGCGATGAATTTTGCGATGAATTTCAGATCCCTTTTGGTTATATAGCTCTTAAAGTGACTACAATCTTATACGTCACTGGCTCTCAAAATGTTCCGTGGGttaaagtgttcctgatgaatGTTAATCCAGAAAAGAGCTTTGGACACACCGAATTTAAAAAgtgtaattttatcatttacaCTTAATCGATATAAGTACTGTTGGGATGCTAGTCCCAAGTGGTATCGTCAGCTTGATAGTCAGTGTTTCGTTACTGACAATGATTAATAGCTCctacttttttgaattttccgttGATCAATCATGAAATTATTGAGACACTAAATATAAGAGTTTAGACTCTCCCAATCAAAGTTGATCTTAGATTTTTGTCTATTCTTTTAAAGTCAAAGTGTGGTCATCTATATTCATAGCGTATCTATTTATCACTGGCTTATAAAGTGAGGGTTTTATTATGGTTATATCATAAAAGTGCTTTAGTTGCATGAAATTTAAAGTGTAACATTGAATATGCCCGATATTTTGGCTTAGACATTATCAATGTTTCATCATTAgtttgaaataatataataaataaatgatttattttatcaaactagtcaaaatcaatgttaataaataaactcatcatagataccaggactaaattttatatatacgccagacgcgcgtttcgtctacaaaagactcatcagtgacgctcgaatccaaaaaagttgaaaaggccaaataaattacgaagttgaagagcattaaggaccaacattcctaaaagttttgtcaaatacagctaaggtaatctatgcctgaggtagaaaagccttagtatttcaaaaaattcaaaaatttgttaaaCCACCACAAGGACTGTTCTTGTCAAGAAAATACAACTGGTGAacactaaaaatatatatttggtgttgttaaatttttataagatttacctttataactaaaaagaattttgtcaaGAATagaaatattagaaaataattagacttcaataataaaaagactcattgtgtaaaaatttccaaaatgatTATAGAATATGAAAAAGACTACGTCcaaataattgttatttatcagtttttatATTGTCGAATACTATCGCCTACAagactgaatatatatatatga
Proteins encoded:
- the LOC134707669 gene encoding uncharacterized protein LOC134707669, whose amino-acid sequence is MADLSMKSYKSHESVRERNRREQRRFDQTSDGRYNEFKIKLNGISTQQRLVEKDLERIRAGVHRPPKSAIISSHKSFNPASTRTLAEKNLRNKQEKSSKKSPKRSPRPPSDIEKVEINTGMLVEYLQKLQEADVIDLDNMITDKVVKGTQLVNQKMNSDPEMSQRSTNQAERSGSFNNKQLNIPIIRDVNSATRGSTDSKLDLNSTSNRDQRLLKSSPLPIMSAPETGATLEKEQHSSQKAINNSENSKGIDASTRRRKSSAAQEDFNGQIYNYDSFEFGNSKEQLNSDKQWEQARNARYVRTREKLERDRELSVKEIFDRSKP